A portion of the Rutidosis leptorrhynchoides isolate AG116_Rl617_1_P2 unplaced genomic scaffold, CSIRO_AGI_Rlap_v1 contig550, whole genome shotgun sequence genome contains these proteins:
- the LOC139884430 gene encoding uncharacterized protein, which yields MRSTSSCLWKHSATNKDGAQSLASEEHNLLAAIKAIHIAAVPCRDQWIWDHNIRGVYTVKSGYFIAKQLLYPDYSDPFTTSPFGIVSTRDNLIGRGLQSIPGHCEVCLDASESILHFFRDCVWTRNFWAELGINGVILSQHIDARHWLQYVFTVLSSNDLKLFIAATWWIWSNRNDCIFRAKCAIPKAAVSGFRRWFFGFYSMAAAVSTPVPGWSTWPTDGHHPASGMFKVNFDAGFILGSTTNRYGTIVRDQYGRCVGAWSGRLGRQVSALQAEVIAALKSIDLVRTLNLDAVVFEGDCQVLIQELNSSSTSFSVIGNISTELTHKADSYFSTCCFNFVKRDGNRPAHALARHFSFVDLESFGCNNLPHAVAELVRSDAFLA from the exons ATGAGATCTACATCTTCTTGTTTGTGGAAGCATTCTGCTACAAATAAAGATGGAGCACAAAGTTTGGCATCCG AGGAACATAACCTTCTAGCGGCTATTAAGGCTATTCATATTGCGGCTGTGCCTTGTCGAGACCAATGGATTTGGGATCATAATATTAGAGGGGTTTATACTGTCAAAAGTGGTTATTTCATTGCCAAACAATTATTGTATCCTGATTATAGTGATCCTTTTACTACTTCACCGTTTG GTATAGTGTCAACAAGGGACAATCTGATTGGCCGCGGTTTGCAGTCTATTCCAGGCCATTGTGAGGTATGTCTCGATGCTAGTGAGTCTATATTACATTTTTTCCGTGATTGTGTTTGGACTCGAAATTTCTGGGCAGAACTTGGCATAAATGGTGTTATTCTCTCACAGCATATTGATGCTAGGCATTGGCTACAATATGTTTTTACAGTGCTTTCGAGCAATGATTTGAAGCTGTTTATTGCAGCTACGTGGTGGATTTGGAGTAACCGTAACGACTGTATATTCAGGGCCAAATGTGCTATCCCAAAAGCGGCAGTTTCGGGTTTTCGGCGCTGGTTTTTTGGATTCTACTCAATGGCAGCTGCGGTTTCAACCCCAGTACCAGGCTGGTCGACTTGGCCGACCGATGGACACCACCCCGCATCGGGAATGTTCAAAGTGAATTTTGATGCTGGTTTTATTTTGGGAAGTACTACGAATCGCTATGGTACTATTGTGCGTGATCAGTATGGGCGTTGTGTGGGTGCGTGGTCAGGTAGATTGGGGAGGCAAGTTTCGGCTTTGCAGGCGGAGGTTATAGCAGCTTTGAAAAGTATTGATCTGGTTAGAACTTTGAATCTGGACGctgttgtatttgaaggagattgtcagGTGCTTATACAAGAATTGAATAGCTCTTCCACGAGTTTTTCGGTGATTGGCAATATTTCTACAGAACTTACACATAAGGCCGACTCTTATTTTTCTACTTGCTGTTTCAATTTTGTTAAGCGTGACGGCAATAGGCCGGCACATGCGCTTGCTCGTCATTTTTCATTTGTTGATTTAGAATCTTTTGGCTGTAATAATCTTCCACATGCTGTGGCTGAACTTGTCCGTTCGGACGCTTTTCTAGCTTAA
- the LOC139884429 gene encoding histone acetyltransferase GCN5 → MDNHSSHLNAANRSRSSQSPSPSHSASASATSSIHKRKLAAAAAAGAAAALSDDHGPPASSFPPSSFSADTRDGALTSNDDLESISARGGGDSDSDADDSEDAVVDDYEVDFDNDSSMRTFTTARLENAGGVGSGGGTSGRNTKLKTESATVKLENSDGGKDGGTTMSGLGGVGGSSGAGIAVKDEPVKIFSENIQASGAYSAREESLKREEEAGRLKFVCVSNDGVDEHMVWLIGLKNIFARQLPNMPREYIVRLLMDRNHKSVMVIRRNHVVGGITFRPYPSQKFGEIAFCAITADEQVKGYGTRLMNHLKKHARDGDGLTHFLTYADNNAVGYFIKQGFTKEIYLEKDCWHGYIKDYDGGILMECKIDPKLPYTDLSTMIRRQRQAIDEKIRELSNCQIVYAGIDFQKKEVGIPKKVIKVEDIPGLKEAGWTPDQFGHSRFKAPSSDGTTSQKYWTPFMRALLKTLHDHVDAWPFKEPVDARDVPDYYDIIKDPMDLKTMSKRVESEQYYVTFDMFVADARRMFANARTYNSPETIYYKCSTRLEAHFQSKVQAGLQAGNKIQP, encoded by the exons ATGGACAACCACTCCTCGCACCTCAACGCAGCTAACCGCTCTCGAAGTTCTCAGTCTCCCTCTCCATCCCACTCTGCTTCCGCCTCCGCCACCTCGTCAATCCACAAGCGCAAATTAGCAGCAGCCGCCGCCGCCGGAGCGGCCGCAGCCCTGTCTGATGACCATGGACCTCCGGCGTCCTCTTTCCCTCCATCCTCTTTCTCCGCCGATACGCGTGACGGCGCCTTGACATCGAATGATGATCTGGAGAGTATATCTGCCCGAGGCGGCGGCGATTCCGACTCCGATGCTGATGACTCCGAGGACGCCGTCGTGGATGACTACGAGGTGGATTTTGATAATGACTCTTCGATGAGGACCTTCACTACTGCTCGGCTTGAGAATGCTGGTGGGGTCGGTAGTGGTGGAGGAACTTCAGGGAGGAACACGAAGCTTAAGACTGAAAGTGCCACTGTTAAGTTGGAAAATTCTGATGGTGGAAAGGATGGTGGGACGACAATGTCAGGTTTGGGTGGTGTTGGTGGAAGCTCTGGCGCTGGAATTGCGGTGAAGGATGAGCCTGTGAAGATATTTTCTGAAAATATTCAGGCTAGTGGGGCTTATAGTGCTAGAGAAGAGAGCTTGAAGAGAGAG GAGGAAGCTGGAAGGCTCAAGTTTGTGTGCGTCTCAAATGATGGCGTAGATGAGCACATGGTTTG GTTGATCGGATTGAAGAATATATTTGCCAGGCAACTTCCTAACATGCCTAGAGAGTATATTGTCCGTCTTTTGATGGATCG GAATCACAAATCAGTGATGGTTATAAGACGCAATCATGTTGTTGGTGGCATCACATTCCGTCCATATCCGAG TCAAAAATTTGGAGAAATAGCTTTTTGTGCAATCACGGCTGATGAACAAGTGAAAGGCTATGGCACCAGATTAATGAATCACTTAAAGAAGCATGCGCGAGATGGTGATGGACTAACTCACTTCTTAACCTATGCTGACAATAATGCTGTTGGGTATTTTATCAAACAG GGTTTTACCAAAGAGATTTACTTGGAGAAAGATTGTTGGCATGG GTATATTAAAGACTATGACGGTGGAATCCTAATGGAATGCAAAATTGATCCAAAGCTCCCCTACACTGACTTGTCAACTATGATTCGTCGTCAGAGGCAG GCCATCGACGAGAAGATAAGGGAACTCTCAAATTGTCAAATTGTCTATGCTGGAATTGATTTTCAAAAG AAAGAAGTGGGGATCCCGAAGAAAGTTATAAAAGTAGAGGATATTCCTGGCTTGA AGGAGGCTGGGTGGACACCTGATCAATTTGGCCATTCACGATTTAAAGCTCCTAGCTCTGACGGAACAACAAGTCAAAAATATTGGACACCCTTCATGCGTGCTCTTCTAAAG ACATTGCATGACCATGTTGATGCTTGGCCATTCAAGGAGCCAGTAGATGCTCGTGACGTCCCTGATTATTATGACATCATTAAAGATCCCATGG ATTTGAAGACAATGTCGAAAAGGGTAGAGTCGGAACAATATTACGTAACATTTGACATGTTTGTTGCCGATGCCAGAAGGATGTTTGCGAATGCACGCACTTACAACTCTCCTGAAACCATCTATTATAAATGCTCCACCAG GTTGGAAGCTCATTTCCAGAGCAAAGTTCAGGCGGGGCTTCAAGCTGGAAACAAAATTCAGCCATAG